One window from the genome of Myxococcales bacterium encodes:
- a CDS encoding type III PLP-dependent enzyme, protein MKENLQKLADEHGTPLFIIDHEKIRQSYRNFKKHLPRVQAYYAVKANSNQEIIKTLFHEGASFDVASYNEFMQVYEYINSLDEKDKDFYVWDKIIFSNTIKDIPTLKKIKHYKPLMTYDNRDELMKIREYCNTAGVVLRLRVPDIGSQVEMGSKFGADPSESASLIKEAFDLGLVVEGLSFHVGSQCLNFDNYIAALEISAKLMNDSRNKGYHLKILDLGGGFPAAYDAQVPHFEKLAEIINSECDRLFPKDVEIIAEPGRFMVGTAATLVSEIIGKARRDGKVFYHINDGVYHTFSGVVFDHWVPNFKAFREGPEELCAVVGPTCDSFDKVSLAEQLPSDLKIGERLYTENIGAYSIASSTRFNGMDGAKIVHINRL, encoded by the coding sequence ATGAAAGAAAATCTGCAAAAGCTCGCGGACGAACACGGAACGCCGCTCTTCATCATCGATCACGAAAAGATCCGCCAGAGCTACAGGAACTTCAAGAAGCACCTCCCCAGGGTGCAGGCCTACTACGCGGTAAAGGCAAATTCCAATCAGGAGATAATCAAGACGCTCTTTCATGAAGGAGCCAGCTTTGACGTGGCATCGTACAACGAGTTCATGCAGGTTTACGAGTACATCAATTCTTTAGATGAAAAGGATAAAGATTTCTATGTCTGGGACAAGATCATCTTCTCGAACACTATAAAGGACATCCCGACGCTGAAGAAGATCAAACACTACAAGCCGCTGATGACCTACGACAATCGCGACGAGCTTATGAAGATCCGCGAATACTGCAACACAGCCGGCGTAGTGCTGAGGTTAAGAGTTCCGGATATCGGTTCTCAGGTCGAGATGGGCTCCAAGTTCGGCGCCGATCCATCGGAGTCGGCATCGCTCATCAAAGAGGCATTCGATCTGGGGCTCGTTGTAGAGGGGCTTAGTTTTCACGTGGGCAGCCAGTGTCTGAACTTCGACAACTACATCGCCGCACTTGAGATTTCCGCTAAGCTGATGAACGATTCCAGAAACAAGGGCTACCATTTGAAAATCCTGGATCTCGGCGGCGGTTTTCCTGCGGCATACGACGCACAGGTCCCGCACTTCGAAAAACTAGCCGAGATAATCAACTCGGAGTGCGACAGGCTCTTTCCAAAGGATGTCGAAATCATAGCAGAACCGGGGCGATTCATGGTCGGCACCGCTGCGACTCTCGTTTCGGAAATCATCGGCAAGGCCAGGCGCGACGGCAAGGTCTTCTACCATATAAACGATGGCGTCTATCATACCTTTTCCGGAGTGGTGTTCGACCACTGGGTTCCGAATTTCAAAGCCTTCCGCGAAGGACCGGAAGAACTCTGCGCGGTGGTAGGACCCACCTGCGACAGCTTCGACAAGGTCTCGCTGGCAGAGCAGCTTCCATCCGATCTGAAGATCGGAGAACGCCTCTATACCGAGAACATCGGTGCCTACAGCATCGCCTCTTCAACCCGTTTCAACGGCATGGACGGAGCGAAGATAGTGCACATAAACAGACTCTAA